A part of Olleya sp. Bg11-27 genomic DNA contains:
- the ctlX gene encoding citrulline utilization hydrolase CtlX, giving the protein MKQTTNTILMIRPVNFRMNEQTAVNNYFQEDINIKNAEINTKAQEEFDAFVEKLRAVGVTVIVENDDISVDTPDSIFPNNWVSFHQNGDVAMYPMFAENRRKERREAIFIRLEKEGYKINNITDYTSAEEEGVFLEGTGSLLLDRANSIAYCALSPRADEDLFIEFCEDFEYTPVVFTANQTVEDKRLPIYHTNVMMCLAETFAVICLDTIDDKKERKNVLSHLKDTGKKVITITEEQMNQFAGNMLQLRGKDEALYLVMSQAAHDSLTPAQKADIEAHCPILSSSLETIETCGGGSARCMMAEVFLPKV; this is encoded by the coding sequence ATGAAGCAAACAACAAACACCATATTGATGATCCGTCCTGTAAATTTCAGGATGAACGAGCAAACTGCGGTTAATAATTATTTTCAAGAAGATATTAATATTAAAAATGCAGAAATTAATACAAAAGCACAAGAAGAATTTGATGCGTTTGTAGAAAAACTAAGAGCTGTTGGTGTTACTGTTATTGTAGAAAATGATGATATATCTGTAGATACACCGGATTCTATTTTTCCAAATAACTGGGTTAGTTTTCATCAAAATGGCGATGTTGCTATGTATCCGATGTTTGCAGAAAACAGAAGAAAAGAAAGACGTGAAGCTATTTTTATTAGATTAGAAAAAGAAGGTTATAAAATTAACAATATTACAGATTACACGTCGGCTGAAGAAGAGGGTGTGTTTTTGGAAGGTACAGGTAGTTTATTATTAGATAGAGCTAATAGTATTGCGTATTGTGCATTATCACCAAGAGCTGACGAAGATTTATTTATAGAATTCTGTGAGGATTTTGAATATACACCAGTTGTTTTTACTGCCAATCAAACGGTAGAAGATAAGCGTTTACCAATTTATCATACTAATGTCATGATGTGTTTGGCAGAAACGTTTGCGGTTATTTGTTTAGACACGATTGATGATAAAAAGGAACGTAAAAATGTGTTGTCTCATTTAAAAGACACAGGTAAAAAAGTCATTACTATTACAGAAGAGCAAATGAATCAATTTGCAGGTAATATGTTACAGTTAAGAGGAAAAGATGAGGCCTTGTATTTAGTAATGAGTCAAGCGGCTCATGATAGTTTAACACCGGCTCAAAAAGCAGATATTGAAGCGCATTGTCCAATCTTGTCAAGTAGTTTAGAGACTATTGAGACTTGTGGTGGTGGAAGTGCACGCTGTATGATGGCTGAGGTTTTTCTACCAAAGGTGTAA
- a CDS encoding tetratricopeptide repeat-containing sensor histidine kinase, producing MKRLIVLFCLLNFAFSFSQDEELERLTIQLAYQDPGTSKVKTSVSIIKLLFESKKYSKALKFVHQSEKLAKDLGYKKGLAEILYFKAKINNKEGYPTKAVLDFKAAKRIFQLINDTIAIAKTNSNIGILEIKNGNYQAGMTYALSAIPELEKRDLYSQLSLNYESLAHAYETSGELEKAITFNLKKLEVDNKDNNIEGLISTNKSLGTLYTQKEDHKQAISYFESALGYANSNDEQLRAQILPHLGHAYLKDKDYSTCTRYLAESINLNRRFDNKSEILMALNSLGEVNLIQNRLNTAEAQLLEAVNLSRIIKNDEQLLRNYKLMKILDSTNGKFDTAFVWQSKYYSLKEKIEAKNKPVQLETIIDTTSNTDALLFSIKTNDSVISKKKYDKFKLIFYALLAAFAVVLTFFVLFYLKRNNSAKYTKALEEKNKKIELQNEAILEQSKHLENINRVKDKLFSIVSHDLKDSLTSTKGFIDLLKEGQLTQDEFHSLLPELSESANNASLLLFNLLNWSKSQMQSLDPKPTLFNIQAVFADKVKLIDQKLDSKGVSLIDNTSRDFVYADQSMIEIVIQNLLANAVKFCNRGDSITMSNQISNGNVLLSISDTGVGIDKANQAKLFGNNTFTTRGTNKEKGTGLGLTICRELVTLNKGTIWVESELNIGSTFYVELPRNKI from the coding sequence ATGAAGCGACTGATTGTGCTTTTTTGCCTACTGAATTTTGCGTTTAGTTTTTCACAGGATGAAGAATTAGAGCGCTTAACTATTCAGTTAGCCTATCAAGACCCCGGTACTTCCAAAGTAAAGACTTCCGTTAGTATTATTAAACTACTATTTGAGTCTAAAAAATATAGTAAAGCTTTAAAATTTGTACATCAAAGCGAAAAGCTAGCTAAAGATCTAGGGTACAAAAAAGGCTTAGCAGAAATCCTTTATTTTAAAGCTAAAATAAATAACAAAGAAGGTTACCCAACTAAAGCTGTCTTGGATTTTAAAGCCGCCAAACGAATCTTCCAATTGATTAATGATACTATTGCTATCGCTAAAACGAATAGCAATATTGGTATTTTAGAAATTAAGAATGGTAATTATCAGGCTGGTATGACTTATGCCCTGTCTGCAATACCAGAATTGGAAAAACGTGATTTGTATAGCCAATTATCTCTGAACTACGAAAGCCTTGCCCATGCTTATGAAACGTCTGGAGAATTAGAAAAAGCGATTACTTTTAATCTAAAAAAACTAGAAGTAGATAACAAAGACAATAATATTGAAGGACTAATCAGCACTAACAAGTCATTAGGAACTCTTTACACTCAAAAAGAAGACCATAAACAGGCCATTAGTTACTTTGAAAGTGCTTTAGGCTACGCCAACTCTAATGACGAGCAATTAAGAGCACAAATTTTACCGCATTTAGGACATGCTTACCTAAAAGACAAGGACTACAGCACGTGTACTAGATATTTAGCCGAGTCTATTAATTTGAATCGCCGTTTTGATAATAAATCAGAAATTTTAATGGCCCTAAATAGTTTAGGCGAGGTCAATCTGATACAAAACAGACTAAATACAGCTGAAGCACAATTATTGGAAGCTGTCAATTTAAGCCGAATCATAAAAAACGATGAGCAATTACTACGTAATTATAAGCTCATGAAAATATTGGATTCTACAAACGGTAAGTTTGATACTGCTTTTGTTTGGCAAAGTAAATACTATAGCCTTAAAGAAAAAATAGAGGCTAAAAACAAGCCTGTACAACTTGAGACCATTATAGACACAACCTCTAATACTGATGCTTTATTATTTTCCATCAAAACAAATGACAGCGTTATTAGTAAAAAGAAATACGATAAATTCAAATTGATTTTTTATGCACTACTGGCTGCTTTTGCTGTTGTACTAACCTTTTTTGTCTTGTTTTACTTAAAGCGAAATAATAGCGCTAAGTACACAAAAGCACTAGAAGAGAAAAACAAAAAAATAGAATTACAAAACGAAGCTATTTTAGAACAAAGTAAGCATTTAGAGAATATTAATAGAGTTAAGGACAAATTGTTTTCCATTGTATCACATGACCTAAAAGACTCGTTAACCTCAACAAAGGGATTTATCGATTTATTAAAAGAAGGGCAGTTAACACAAGACGAGTTTCATAGTTTATTACCAGAACTAAGCGAAAGTGCAAATAATGCGTCTTTACTATTGTTTAACTTATTAAACTGGTCTAAATCTCAAATGCAATCGTTAGATCCAAAGCCAACACTATTTAATATACAAGCGGTTTTTGCTGACAAGGTTAAACTTATAGATCAAAAACTAGACTCCAAAGGCGTTAGTCTAATCGATAACACAAGTCGTGATTTTGTGTATGCAGATCAAAGCATGATTGAAATTGTTATACAAAACCTACTTGCTAATGCTGTCAAATTTTGTAATAGAGGCGATAGCATTACCATGTCAAATCAAATTAGTAATGGTAATGTACTGCTAAGCATCTCCGATACAGGTGTTGGAATAGACAAAGCTAATCAAGCTAAGTTATTTGGAAACAACACGTTTACAACGCGTGGTACTAATAAAGAAAAAGGGACCGGCTTAGGACTGACTATTTGCAGAGAATTAGTGACACTAAATAAGGGCACTATTTGGGTAGAAAGCGAACTAAATATAGGGAGTACTTTTTATGTAGAACTCCCTAGAAATAAAATCTAA
- the ribB gene encoding 3,4-dihydroxy-2-butanone-4-phosphate synthase: MALTELKTLESVDTTSQERVENALKHIQNGHGVILTDDKDRENEGDLIFSAHHMTNTNMALMIRKCSGIVCLCLTNKKADLLELPYMVKENTSSFQTPFTISIEAKKGVTTGVSASDRLKTIQEACYDNATSDDLARPGHIFPLRARDNGVLERKGHTEGSVDLMKLAGLKPEAVLCELMNDDGTMAKTDTIIAFAKAHNLIVLSIQDIIHYRKFVRDYN; this comes from the coding sequence ATGGCACTTACAGAATTAAAGACACTAGAAAGCGTTGACACCACAAGTCAAGAACGTGTAGAAAACGCACTAAAACATATTCAAAATGGTCACGGCGTTATTTTAACTGATGATAAAGACAGAGAAAATGAAGGCGACTTGATATTCTCTGCGCACCATATGACTAACACTAATATGGCACTCATGATTAGAAAATGTAGCGGTATCGTTTGCCTGTGCTTAACTAATAAAAAAGCCGACTTACTGGAACTGCCCTATATGGTAAAAGAAAACACTAGTAGTTTTCAAACCCCTTTCACTATTTCTATTGAAGCAAAAAAAGGAGTCACCACAGGAGTATCGGCCAGTGACCGACTAAAAACCATCCAAGAAGCATGTTATGATAATGCCACAAGCGACGACTTAGCAAGACCTGGTCATATCTTTCCTTTACGAGCCCGTGACAATGGTGTGCTTGAAAGAAAAGGCCATACTGAAGGCAGCGTAGACTTAATGAAACTAGCAGGTTTAAAACCAGAAGCCGTGTTGTGTGAATTAATGAACGACGACGGAACAATGGCCAAAACCGATACAATTATAGCATTTGCCAAGGCCCATAATTTGATTGTCTTATCAATACAAGATATTATCCATTATCGTAAATTTGTGAGAGACTACAACTAA
- the argS gene encoding arginine--tRNA ligase, which yields MSLQNTLEQHVKQAVKSIYSADLPAVEFQATRKEFAGDITVVVFPMLRVVKGNPVQIGEAIGNYLLENVTEVEGFNVVKGFLNLEIQASYFVNYFNSIKDQETFGFVDASAENKAVMVEYSSPNTNKPLHLGHIRNNLLGYSVAEIIKASGKKVYKTQIINDRGIHICKSMLAWQRFGNAETPESTGLKGDKLVGNYYVKFDQEYKKEIAALMAEGKTEDEAKKEAPILVAAQHMLQKWEAGDKDVVTLWETMNGWVYKGFEETYNNLGVDFDNLYYESQTYLLGKEFVAEGLKSGVFFKKEDGSVWCDLTADGLDEKIVLRSDGTAVYMTQDIGTAIQRVKDYPDVGGMVYTVGNEQEYHFQVLFLIIKKLGFDWAKNLFHLSYGMVDLPSGKMKSREGTVVDADDLIVEMADTAQTISEDLGKLEGYTEQEKTDLYKTIGLGALKYYILKVDPKKRILFDPKDSIDFQGNTGPFIQYTYARIQSILRKAGVDATATLSADQVTLEDKERELIKQLQLFPEVIQQAATNHSPALIANYTYDLVKAFNSFYQNVSILGADTENEIIFRVQLSQAVANTIKNAFSLLGVAVPERM from the coding sequence ATGAGTCTTCAAAATACCTTAGAGCAACACGTTAAACAAGCCGTAAAGTCAATTTATAGCGCAGATTTACCAGCGGTAGAGTTTCAAGCAACACGTAAAGAGTTTGCTGGAGATATTACTGTGGTGGTTTTTCCAATGCTACGAGTGGTTAAAGGTAATCCTGTGCAAATAGGAGAGGCTATTGGTAATTATTTGTTAGAAAATGTGACCGAAGTTGAAGGGTTTAATGTGGTTAAAGGGTTTTTAAATCTAGAGATTCAGGCGTCTTATTTTGTAAACTATTTTAATAGTATTAAGGATCAAGAGACGTTTGGTTTTGTTGACGCTTCCGCGGAAAATAAGGCCGTTATGGTAGAGTATTCTTCGCCAAACACAAACAAACCATTACACCTTGGACACATCCGAAACAATTTATTAGGGTACAGTGTGGCTGAAATAATTAAAGCGTCGGGTAAAAAAGTATATAAAACACAGATTATAAACGATAGAGGGATACATATTTGTAAAAGTATGTTGGCTTGGCAACGTTTTGGAAATGCCGAAACTCCTGAATCTACAGGATTAAAAGGTGACAAATTAGTTGGTAATTACTACGTTAAATTTGATCAAGAATATAAAAAGGAAATTGCGGCTTTAATGGCGGAGGGTAAAACCGAAGATGAGGCCAAAAAAGAAGCGCCAATTTTAGTTGCCGCACAACACATGCTTCAAAAATGGGAAGCAGGAGATAAAGACGTTGTGACATTATGGGAAACCATGAACGGTTGGGTTTATAAAGGGTTTGAAGAAACTTATAATAACCTAGGGGTTGATTTTGATAATTTGTATTACGAAAGTCAGACCTACCTTTTAGGTAAAGAGTTTGTTGCCGAAGGTTTAAAATCAGGTGTATTCTTTAAAAAAGAAGATGGATCGGTTTGGTGCGATTTAACTGCCGATGGTTTAGACGAAAAAATTGTACTACGTTCGGACGGAACAGCAGTGTACATGACGCAAGATATAGGAACCGCTATCCAACGTGTTAAAGATTATCCGGATGTTGGCGGCATGGTTTACACGGTGGGTAATGAGCAAGAATACCATTTTCAAGTGCTGTTTTTAATTATTAAAAAGTTAGGATTTGATTGGGCTAAAAATCTATTTCATTTAAGTTATGGAATGGTGGATTTACCATCAGGAAAAATGAAAAGTAGAGAAGGGACTGTTGTAGATGCTGACGATTTAATTGTCGAAATGGCAGACACCGCACAAACCATATCTGAAGATTTAGGAAAATTAGAAGGCTATACAGAACAAGAAAAAACAGATTTATATAAAACGATTGGTTTAGGGGCTTTAAAATATTACATTTTAAAAGTAGATCCTAAAAAACGTATTTTGTTTGATCCAAAGGACTCAATCGATTTTCAGGGTAATACAGGGCCTTTTATACAGTATACGTATGCTAGAATCCAATCGATCTTGCGTAAAGCAGGAGTAGACGCTACGGCAACGTTAAGCGCGGATCAAGTAACGTTAGAAGATAAGGAACGTGAGTTAATCAAGCAGTTGCAATTATTTCCGGAGGTTATCCAGCAAGCAGCGACTAATCATAGTCCAGCATTAATTGCTAATTATACTTACGATCTGGTAAAAGCCTTTAATAGCTTTTATCAAAACGTGTCTATACTTGGGGCAGATACTGAGAACGAAATTATATTTAGAGTACAGTTATCTCAAGCAGTTGCAAATACTATAAAGAATGCTTTTAGCTTATTAGGTGTTGCAGTGCCAGAACGTATGTAG
- a CDS encoding DUF262 domain-containing protein, with protein MKLIEQIDIQPQTAKWLYDLSQKGLLEVDNSFQRNYVWTEKNQIQLIESILIGYPIPEIYLWNTGTDENTGDTKYSIIDGQQRCGAVFQYIANTFKLKTTSLDENNPKKTTIKDRFFKDLEANEKKAIWSYVFSVRIVRNQVERISIVNMFLRLNSNNMTLNPQELRNAEFEGEFMLLSSKLAELDFWEENKLFGIADRRRMRDVSFVSTLLVFLKKGIEEDIGNSNLNQIYDLYNDDYTNKETDTDKFTVILDEINRIIEGNIERIKILKRQVHFYTLFTVVFDILNSQKNLTEIQISNYRNFIDNYDNEDLLSQYYPELMVDIYAYKSLVKEGTRQKSNRFNRHLHLKKIMNKKLSTE; from the coding sequence ATGAAATTAATTGAACAAATAGATATTCAGCCTCAAACAGCAAAATGGCTTTATGATTTAAGCCAAAAAGGACTATTAGAGGTTGATAACTCTTTTCAAAGAAATTATGTTTGGACAGAAAAAAACCAAATTCAATTAATCGAATCAATATTGATTGGTTATCCCATTCCTGAAATATATTTATGGAATACTGGAACTGATGAAAACACTGGAGATACTAAATACTCCATTATTGACGGACAACAAAGATGTGGAGCTGTTTTTCAATATATAGCTAATACATTTAAATTAAAAACAACAAGTTTAGACGAAAATAACCCTAAAAAAACTACAATTAAAGATAGGTTTTTTAAAGATCTAGAAGCTAATGAGAAAAAGGCAATTTGGTCATACGTTTTCTCTGTTAGAATAGTACGAAATCAAGTAGAAAGAATTTCTATTGTAAATATGTTCCTTCGATTGAATAGTAATAATATGACATTAAATCCTCAAGAATTGAGAAATGCTGAATTCGAAGGGGAGTTTATGCTTTTGTCATCTAAATTAGCCGAACTTGATTTTTGGGAAGAGAATAAACTTTTTGGAATTGCAGATCGAAGAAGAATGAGAGATGTATCCTTTGTGAGTACTCTATTAGTTTTTCTAAAAAAAGGAATTGAAGAAGATATAGGAAATTCTAATTTGAATCAAATCTACGATTTATACAATGATGATTATACTAATAAAGAAACTGATACAGATAAATTCACAGTAATTCTGGATGAAATAAACAGGATAATAGAAGGGAATATTGAGCGAATTAAAATACTAAAAAGACAAGTTCATTTTTACACTTTGTTCACAGTAGTATTTGATATACTGAATAGTCAAAAAAACTTAACTGAAATACAAATTTCAAACTACAGAAACTTTATAGATAACTACGATAACGAGGACCTTTTATCACAATATTACCCAGAATTGATGGTAGATATTTATGCTTACAAATCATTAGTAAAAGAAGGTACAAGACAGAAATCGAATAGATTTAACAGGCATCTTCATTTAAAGAAAATAATGAATAAAAAACTAAGCACTGAATAG
- a CDS encoding thioredoxin family protein encodes MALTSSNPFTLGITAPEFLLFDTITQEKRSLNALKGEKGTVIMFICNHCPFVIHINAMLVGLANRYQQKGINFIAISSNDVGNYPQDGPDNMKQLAKDLNYPFPYLYDVTQDVAKAYDAACTPDFYLFDSQLKATYHGRLDTSRPGNGIPVTGADLIKAMEAVLDNAQPLAAQQPSMGCGIKWKKG; translated from the coding sequence ATGGCTTTAACATCTTCAAACCCGTTCACTTTAGGAATTACAGCACCTGAATTTTTATTATTTGATACTATAACTCAAGAAAAACGGAGTCTAAATGCCCTAAAAGGAGAAAAAGGGACTGTAATTATGTTTATATGTAATCATTGTCCTTTTGTCATTCATATTAATGCGATGTTGGTTGGGTTAGCAAATAGATATCAACAAAAAGGAATCAACTTTATTGCGATAAGTAGTAATGATGTGGGAAATTACCCACAAGATGGTCCTGATAATATGAAACAATTAGCCAAGGATTTAAACTATCCTTTCCCTTATTTGTATGATGTAACTCAAGATGTGGCTAAAGCTTATGATGCTGCTTGTACTCCTGATTTTTATCTTTTTGATAGCCAATTAAAAGCGACCTATCATGGTCGATTAGACACGTCTAGACCAGGGAATGGTATACCAGTGACTGGTGCAGATTTAATTAAAGCCATGGAGGCTGTTTTAGATAATGCGCAACCGTTAGCAGCACAACAACCAAGTATGGGATGTGGTATTAAATGGAAAAAAGGTTAA
- a CDS encoding SDR family NAD(P)-dependent oxidoreductase, whose translation MKAKNIIITGTSRGIGFELVHIFANQGHNVLALSRNAQPVNNLHFDNITSFSFDLGNQDDYKKVAAFIKDEWKHVDVLINNAGTLLNQPFAETTMEAFEKVYRTNVFGVAEMTRTVIPFMNKDGHVVTVSSMGGVQGSMKFAGLSAYSSSKGAVITLTELLAEEYKVTGPSFNVLALGAVQTEMLEEAFPGYEAPNTAKQMADYMANFALTGQQLYNGKLLQVSSSTP comes from the coding sequence ATGAAAGCTAAAAATATAATTATAACAGGTACTAGTCGAGGTATTGGTTTCGAGTTAGTGCATATTTTTGCTAATCAAGGACATAATGTATTAGCCTTGTCTAGAAATGCACAACCCGTAAACAATCTTCATTTTGATAACATAACGTCCTTTTCTTTTGATTTAGGAAATCAAGACGATTATAAAAAAGTAGCGGCTTTTATTAAAGACGAGTGGAAACATGTTGATGTCTTAATTAATAATGCAGGAACGCTATTAAACCAACCTTTTGCAGAGACAACGATGGAAGCCTTTGAAAAGGTGTATCGTACTAATGTTTTTGGAGTTGCAGAGATGACACGAACAGTTATTCCGTTTATGAACAAAGACGGTCACGTTGTCACGGTTAGTTCAATGGGTGGTGTACAGGGTAGTATGAAGTTTGCTGGACTGTCTGCTTATAGTTCTAGTAAAGGAGCTGTAATAACGCTTACAGAGCTTTTAGCGGAAGAATACAAGGTCACTGGACCTTCATTTAATGTGCTGGCACTAGGAGCTGTACAAACAGAAATGTTAGAGGAAGCTTTTCCTGGTTATGAAGCGCCGAATACAGCAAAACAAATGGCAGATTATATGGCCAATTTTGCTTTAACAGGACAACAATTGTATAATGGTAAACTACTGCAAGTCTCTAGTTCTACCCCATAA
- a CDS encoding M28 family peptidase: MKKIILLVSVFTVLVSCKTKVSESLKTEEYTVTTQEVKAIVSYLASDDLKGRDVGSQGIADAATFVETKLKSYGVKPYFETYRDDFKVGDLDAFNVVGYLEGTDADLKNEFIVIGAHYDHIGQITTVENDSIANGANDNAAGTSGVLAMAKYFGAKKSNKRSLLFVTFSAEEKGLIGSKHLAKRLKEADLNLYTMINLEMIGVSFKDRDYQAFITGYDKSNLAEVMNTYAGEKFVGFSDVAAKYSLFKRSDNYAFYEAFNVPSHTVSSCDLTNFDFYHHVNDEVDQLDYPFMTSLINTLAPVIEKMANAETQEIKLN; this comes from the coding sequence ATGAAAAAAATAATTTTATTAGTATCTGTTTTTACTGTTTTAGTGTCTTGTAAGACTAAAGTCAGTGAGTCTTTAAAAACAGAAGAGTATACAGTAACCACGCAAGAAGTTAAAGCGATTGTATCTTATTTAGCTTCTGACGATTTAAAAGGTAGAGACGTAGGAAGCCAAGGTATTGCCGATGCGGCTACTTTCGTGGAGACTAAACTAAAGTCTTATGGAGTCAAACCTTATTTTGAGACGTATCGTGACGATTTTAAAGTAGGGGATTTAGACGCTTTTAATGTTGTGGGATATTTGGAAGGTACCGATGCAGATTTAAAAAACGAATTTATTGTTATCGGTGCACATTACGATCATATTGGACAAATTACTACCGTAGAAAATGATAGTATTGCTAATGGTGCAAACGATAATGCTGCAGGAACAAGTGGAGTCTTAGCTATGGCAAAATACTTTGGTGCTAAAAAAAGTAATAAAAGAAGTTTGCTGTTTGTCACTTTTTCCGCTGAAGAAAAAGGGTTAATTGGTTCCAAACATTTAGCAAAACGTTTAAAAGAGGCAGATCTTAATTTGTATACCATGATTAATTTAGAGATGATTGGTGTATCATTTAAAGATAGAGACTACCAAGCATTTATAACCGGTTATGATAAATCCAATCTTGCGGAAGTGATGAATACTTATGCAGGAGAAAAATTTGTAGGATTTTCTGATGTTGCAGCAAAGTATAGCTTGTTTAAACGTTCGGATAATTATGCTTTTTATGAAGCCTTTAATGTGCCGAGTCATACAGTGTCGTCTTGCGATTTAACTAATTTTGATTTTTATCACCATGTCAATGATGAGGTGGATCAGTTAGATTATCCTTTTATGACGTCTCTTATAAATACATTAGCGCCTGTTATTGAGAAAATGGCAAATGCAGAAACACAAGAAATCAAATTAAATTAA
- a CDS encoding Crp/Fnr family transcriptional regulator: MTNYTALTNFIKKTITIDAKDLKVVLSYFKLIKKSKHDILLSNGKNSQVSYFVKKGCLRLFYIDEEGKDITRYIAFENQFATELVSFISNEPAQETIQVIENSELLYITHDDFRHLMKTIPKWKEFYTLYLEKAYVNNSKRLISFTTLDAAERYKQLFKINPNIVKRLPNKIVASYINISQETLSRIKSKI; this comes from the coding sequence ATGACAAACTACACAGCACTCACTAATTTTATAAAGAAGACTATTACTATTGACGCTAAAGATTTAAAAGTCGTGTTATCTTATTTTAAATTGATTAAAAAAAGTAAACATGACATTTTACTATCTAATGGAAAAAACAGTCAGGTTAGCTATTTTGTAAAAAAAGGGTGTTTAAGACTCTTTTACATAGACGAAGAAGGCAAAGACATTACGCGTTATATTGCTTTCGAGAATCAATTTGCAACAGAATTGGTTAGTTTTATATCAAACGAACCCGCACAAGAAACCATTCAAGTGATTGAAAACAGCGAATTACTATACATCACACATGATGATTTTAGGCATTTAATGAAAACAATACCCAAATGGAAAGAGTTTTACACCCTCTATCTAGAAAAAGCATACGTTAATAATTCAAAACGATTAATTTCATTTACCACGTTAGACGCAGCAGAAAGGTATAAGCAGCTATTTAAAATAAACCCAAATATTGTCAAACGCTTACCAAACAAAATAGTGGCGTCTTATATTAATATATCACAAGAAACCCTAAGCAGAATAAAATCTAAAATCTGA